The following nucleotide sequence is from Blastocatellia bacterium.
TCCACGTAGACGTGCTCCAACTCGACATCGGGGAATTCTGCAGCCACTGCCGTGACGACGCGACGCCACAGTTGCGAGGTTTCTAACACGTTGGCCTTGTCCACGGACGTGACTTTGCGTCGCCGACGCGCGGCCGCTTGAAAGGCGACGCGCGCCACGCGCTCGATCTCCCTCCGACTGTAGCGCAACGTATTGATGGCGATCTCTTGCCCCGCAGCATCCCGCTCGATTCCCCGCGGCGTGCCGAAATACAGTCCCCCCGTCAATTCGCGCACGATGAGCAGATCGGTCCCGCGCACGACATCGGGCCGAAGCGGCGAAGCTTCGATGAGCGGTTCGTGTAAGACGGCGGGGCGAAGATTCGCGAATACGCCCAAGCTCCGCCGCAGCTCGAGCAATCCCGTCTCGGGTTTCAACGGCGGTGGATTCGCATCGAATTCCGGAGCGCCAACGGCCCCAAGCAGTACGGCATCGCAGCGCAAACATCCCTCGCGAGTCTCCTCGGGGAGCGGCACGCCCACCTCTCGCAACGCGACTCCGCCAATTGGGAAATATGCCAACTCGAACCGATGCCCGTAGAGCTCCTCGATCGCATGGAGGACCTTCACCGCTTGCGCGACCACTTCCGGCCCGATGCCATCTCCGGGCAAAACGGCCAGACGAAACGAACGTCCGCGAACGCCTTCTGAGGCCATCCCATGCTCTCCTGGAAATCGAGAGGCGCGCGAAAAGCACGAGAGCGCAGCATGGAGAAAAAATCCCGCTCGCGCTCTCCAGCTCATGACTCAACGGCAGACGCATCGCCCAAAGACATCGCCCGTTCCTCGGCCTGAAGGGCCGCGAGTCGCTCCCGCGCGTGTAGCGCCTTATTGACGGCATGCAGATACGCGCGCGCGCTCGCGTCCACGATATCGGTGCTCGCCGCCCGTCCCGTGAAGACCTTCCCCTCGAAATCCACGTGGACGAACACTTCGCCGAGCGCCTCCGCCCCGCGTCCGATGGAGCGGATCGCGTAATCCACAAGCTGCCCCTTCATCCCCGTGATCTGATCAATGGCCGCATAGGCGGCCGCGACCGGCCCATCCCCGGCCGCCGATTGAATGAAGGTCTGCCCGCCGCGCTCCAAGACGACCGTCGCCGTCGCTGCCTTTGGATTTCCCGCCAGCGATTGCACGAGCCGCAGCGTGTAAGTCTCCGGAATATCGCGAAGCCCATCCTGCAAGATGGCGAGCAAGTCCTCCTCGTAGACCTCCTTCTTCCGCTCCGCGAGTTTTATGAAGAGCTTGTAGGCCTTGTCCAGCTCGGCGCGGCTCAACCGATACCCCATGTCCTCGAACTTCTTCTGCAAGGCGTGGCGCCCCGAATGCCTCCCCAACACGAGCGTGCTCTGCTTGATCCCGACCGATTCGGGCGTCATGATCTCGTAAGTGAGCTTGTGCTTGAGCACGCCATCCTGATGGATGCCCGATTCGTGCGCGAACGCATTGCGGCCGACGATCGCCTTGTTCGGCTGCACGAAAACGCCGGTGATGTTGCTGAGCAATTGACTGGTCTTGTAAATCTGCTCCGTGTGGATGCCCGTCGTATAGGGAAGCAGATCGTGTCGGACTCTGAGCGCCATGACGATCTCCTCCAAGGCCGCATTGCCCGCTCGCTCGCCGATGCCGTTGATGGTGCACTCAACCTGACGCGCGCCCGCCTGAATGGCGGCCAGGGAATTCGCCACGGCAAGCCCGAGATCATTATGGCAATGGACGCTCAAGGTGACGCGATCAATGTTGGGCACGCGCTCACGGAGCGTGCGGATGATCGTCGCGAACTCACTGGGGATTGTATAGCCCACCGTATCGGGAATGTTGATCGTCGTCGCTCCCTCGGCGATCACGGCCTCGATGACCTGACAGAGATAGTCGAGATCCGTGCGCGTGGCATCCTCGGCCGAAAACTCGACGTCATCGCACAGACTTTTGGCCAGACGCACGGCCCGACACGCATCTTCCAGAACTTGCTCGCGCGTCTTCCGCAGCTTGTACTGCAGATGAATATCCGACGTAGCGATGAACGTGTGGATGCGCGGCCGCTCGGCATAACAGAGCGCCTGCCAGGCGCGCTCGATGTCCTCGCGAACCGCTCGCGCGAGCGCGGCGATGATGGGACGGCGGACTTCCTGAGCAATGCGTTTGACGGCTTCGAAATCCTCGTCCGAGGAGATGGGGAAGCCCGCCTCGATGACGTCCACCCCCAGCGCGTCCAATTGCCGCGCCATGCGCAGCTTCTCCTCGACGTTCATGCTACAGCCGGGCGATTGCTCTCCGTCCCGCAAGGTCGTATCGAAGATGATGATGCGTTCGGCCATCTCGCTCTCCCTCCTCACCTCGAAGACTTCTGCACCCGCGGCGCATTCGGACGCGGGCGGAGCTGTAGTGTAGCCGCTCTCGGGCGGTTTGTAAAATTTATTCTTTTTCGCTGACAATTAACGGCGGTTATGCTACAATGGAGGCGCTTCGACGCTGGAGGACGACGCGATGGAATTCGCACAACTGGAAGCGCTCGTGGCCATCGCCCGCGCGCGCAGCTTCTCGCGCGCGGCCGAACAATTGGCGCGCACCCAGCCGGCGCTCAGCATCGCCATCAAGAAGTTGGAGGAAGAGGTTGGCGCCCTGCTCTTCGAT
It contains:
- the leuB gene encoding 3-isopropylmalate dehydrogenase, translated to MASEGVRGRSFRLAVLPGDGIGPEVVAQAVKVLHAIEELYGHRFELAYFPIGGVALREVGVPLPEETREGCLRCDAVLLGAVGAPEFDANPPPLKPETGLLELRRSLGVFANLRPAVLHEPLIEASPLRPDVVRGTDLLIVRELTGGLYFGTPRGIERDAAGQEIAINTLRYSRREIERVARVAFQAAARRRRKVTSVDKANVLETSQLWRRVVTAVAAEFPDVELEHVYVDACAMYLVANPRRFDVILTENMFGDILSDEAAMLTGSIGMLPSASIGGRIGLYEPVHGSAPDIAGKDIANPLATIASVAMMFRYSFDLSEAAAAIERAIALVLERGYRTADIYRGEGQLVGTEAMGDQVVALLREVISSA
- a CDS encoding 2-isopropylmalate synthase, yielding MAERIIIFDTTLRDGEQSPGCSMNVEEKLRMARQLDALGVDVIEAGFPISSDEDFEAVKRIAQEVRRPIIAALARAVREDIERAWQALCYAERPRIHTFIATSDIHLQYKLRKTREQVLEDACRAVRLAKSLCDDVEFSAEDATRTDLDYLCQVIEAVIAEGATTINIPDTVGYTIPSEFATIIRTLRERVPNIDRVTLSVHCHNDLGLAVANSLAAIQAGARQVECTINGIGERAGNAALEEIVMALRVRHDLLPYTTGIHTEQIYKTSQLLSNITGVFVQPNKAIVGRNAFAHESGIHQDGVLKHKLTYEIMTPESVGIKQSTLVLGRHSGRHALQKKFEDMGYRLSRAELDKAYKLFIKLAERKKEVYEEDLLAILQDGLRDIPETYTLRLVQSLAGNPKAATATVVLERGGQTFIQSAAGDGPVAAAYAAIDQITGMKGQLVDYAIRSIGRGAEALGEVFVHVDFEGKVFTGRAASTDIVDASARAYLHAVNKALHARERLAALQAEERAMSLGDASAVES